In Gavia stellata isolate bGavSte3 chromosome 28, bGavSte3.hap2, whole genome shotgun sequence, a single genomic region encodes these proteins:
- the NGFR gene encoding tumor necrosis factor receptor superfamily member 16, whose amino-acid sequence MAGLLPLLLLLLLPAGPTWGSKDKCPTKMYTTSGECCKACNLGEGVVQPCGVNQTVCEPCLDSVTYSDTVSATEPCKPCTQCVGLQSMSAPCVESDDAVCRCAYGYYQDEPSGSCKECRVCEVGFGLMFPCQDSQDTVCEECPEGTFSSEANFVDPCLPCTTCEENEVMVKECTAISDAECRDLHPRWTTHTPSLVGSDSPEPITRDPFNTEVMPSTLADTVTTIMGSSQPVVSRGTADNLIPVYCSILAAVVVGLVAYIAFKRWNNCKQNKQGANNRPVNQTPSPEGEKLHSDSGISVDSQSLHDQQPPSQSTQGPAPKGDGNLYANLPPSKQEEVEKLLGSSAEETWRQLAGELGYKEDLIDSFTREESPARALLADWSSKETATLDALLAALRKIQRGDIAESLYSESTATSPV is encoded by the exons ATGGCCGGgctcctgccgctgctgctgctgctgctgctcccggCG GGACCCACCTGGGGCTCCAAGGACAAGTGCCCCACCAAGATGTACACGACGAGCGGGGAGTGCTGCAAAGCCTGCAACCTGGGAGAGGGGGTGGTGCAGCCCTGCGGGGTCAACCAGACCGTCTGTGAGCCCTGCCTGGACA GTGTCACCTACTCGGACACAGTGAGCGCCACGGAGCCGTGCAAGCCCTGCACGCAGTGCGTGGGGCTGCAGAGCATGTCTGCGCCCTGCGTGGAGTCGGACGACGCCGTGTGCCGCTGTGCCTATGGCTACTATCAGGATGAGCCGAGCGGGAGCTGCAAGGAGTGCCGGGTGTGCGAGGTGGGCTTCGGCCTCATGTTCCCCTGCCAGGACTCGCAGGACACGGTCTGCGAGGAGTGTCCCGAGGGCACCTTCTCCAGCGAAGCCAACTTTGTGgacccctgcctgccctgcaccaCCTGCGAGGAGAACGAGGTGATGGTGAAGGAGTGCACGGCCATCTCGGATGCTGAATGCAGAG aCCTCCACCCTCGCTGGACCACACACACGCCATCCCTGGTGGGCTCTGACAGCCCCGAGCCCATCACCAGGGACCCCTTCAACACCGAAGTGAtgcccagcaccctggcagACACCGTCACCACCATCATGGGCAGCTCGCAGCCCGTCGTGAGCCGTGGCACTGCCGACAACCTCATCCCCGTCTACTGCTCCATCCTGGCggctgtggtggtggggctggtggcCTACATCGCTTTCAAAAG GTGGAACAACTGCAAACAGAACAAGCAAGGGGCCAACAACCGCCCGGTGAACCAGACGCCTTCGCCGGAGGGGGAGAAGCTGCACAGCGACAGTGGCATCTCAGTGGACAGCCAGAGCCTGCACGACCAGCAGCCGCCCAGCCAGAGCACCCAGGGACCAG CACCCAAGGGAGACGGGAACCTCTACGCCAACCTGCCGCCCAGCaagcaggaggaggtggagaagcTGCTGGGCAGCTCCGCGGAGGAAACGTGGAGGCAGCTGGCCGGGGAGCTGGGCTACAAAGAGGACCTCATAGACTCCTTCACCCGGGAGGAATCGCCCGCCCGGGCTCTCCTGGCTGACTGGTCCTCCAAGGAGACGGCCACCCTCGACGCCCTGCTCGCTGCCCTGCGCAAGATCCAGCGCGGGGACATCGCCGAGAGCTTGTACAGCGAGTCCACCGCCACCTCTCCCGTCTGA